From Cataglyphis hispanica isolate Lineage 1 chromosome 3, ULB_Chis1_1.0, whole genome shotgun sequence, a single genomic window includes:
- the LOC126859460 gene encoding zinc finger protein 493-like isoform X1 → MGTAAHDLEQQRDRRANRSATQCRICAADIALDDDGMHIFAEDGRRHYLQTKIRKYLHILVSLEDKFSKMVCSICIKRLEGVHRFAMMAYRTQEKLRSQFYNNIDNTNLVQDDEIQNIKDTAKKTEDRGLLHSILTKGVIEILTEDEPLEPSELNSQEDKRHTPSMEEMEVKVDPMLFLQCGMEQSASEASDSSDNEEEITGTYSPEPLPLTNKNIEAEEEDEEKKDESESKLYEDSEKITSNTSTKPHECTICARSFISQIGLQNHLWSHLPRERRFDGKPILRSQHVYSTNGVLHTNSDNNSSSNFICPICSKKISTKGNLKVHLETHRPKGKYGCDICGRIFKTQSNLFRHKEYHGGIQFPCNVCGRVYPTNSTLRAHSITHSDLRPHACPLCDKTFKRNQDLKFHINQHTGARPYQCPYCPKAFASSGNCFSHRKRMHPREVHRDRQRAADLMR, encoded by the exons ATGGGTACAGCGGCACACGATCTCGAGCAGCAGCGCGATCGGCGAGCGAACCGGTCCGCGACGCAGTGCCGAATTTGCGCGGCCGACATCGCCCTCGACGACGACGGGATGCATATCTTCGCCGAGGACGGCCGCCGTCATTATCTACAGACCAAGATACGAAAATATCTGCATATCCTG GTATCATTGGaggataaattttcaaaaatggtCTGTTCTATATGCATTAAGAGATTGGAGGGTGTCCATCGCTTTGCAATGATGGCATACCGTACCCAAGAAAAGTTGAGATcacagttttataataatattgacaatACAAATCTCGTACAAGATGATGAGATACagaatattaaagatactGCAAAGAAGACAGAAGATCGAGGATTGTTACATTCAATATTGACAAAA GGTgtgatagaaattttaactGAAGATGAGCCACTGGAACCATCAGAATTAAATTCCCAAGAGGACAAACGTCATACTCCAAGCATGGAGGAAATGGAGGTAAAAGTGGATCCAATGCTATTTTTACAATGCGGTATGGAACAGTCTGCATCGGAAGCTTCAGATTCCTCAGACAACGAGGAAGAAATAACAGGAACATATTCACCTGAGCCACTACCTTTAACAAACaa aaatattgaagcagaagaagaagatgaagagaaaaaagacgaAAGCGAGTCTAAATTGTATGAGGACagtgaaaaaattacatctaaCACATCAACCAAACCACACGAATGTACAATATGTGCTCGATCTTTTATATCGCAAATTGGTTTGCAAAATCACTTGTGGTCACATTTACCCAGAGAAAGAAGGTTCGATGGAAAGCCTATTTTACGATCTCAACACGTTTATTCTACAAACGGTGTACTTCACACGAACAGTGATAACAATTCGTCCAGCAATTTCATCTGTCCAATctgcagtaaaaaaatttctacaaaaGGAAATTTGAAGGTGCATTTAGAGACGCACAGGCCTAAGGGAAAATATGGATGTGATATATGTGGAAGAAT TTTTAAAACGCAATCGAATTTATTCAGACACAAAGAATATCATGGCGGCATACAGTTTCCATGTAATGTATGCGGGAGAGTGTATCCGACGAATTCAACGTTACGTGCCCATAGCATAACGCATTCAGATTTAAGACCGCACGCATGCCCACTTTGTGATAAAACGTTCAAGCGAAATCAGGATCTAAAATTCCACATAAATCAGCATACGGGTGCGAGGCCTTATCAGTGTCCTTACTGTCCGAAAGCTTTCGCGAGCTCCGGCAATTGTTTTTCACATCGTAAAAGAATGCATCCTCGAGAGGTCCATCGGGATCGACAAAGAGCAGCAGATTTAATGAGATGA
- the LOC126859460 gene encoding zinc finger protein 493-like isoform X2 produces the protein MKVSLEDKFSKMVCSICIKRLEGVHRFAMMAYRTQEKLRSQFYNNIDNTNLVQDDEIQNIKDTAKKTEDRGLLHSILTKGVIEILTEDEPLEPSELNSQEDKRHTPSMEEMEVKVDPMLFLQCGMEQSASEASDSSDNEEEITGTYSPEPLPLTNKNIEAEEEDEEKKDESESKLYEDSEKITSNTSTKPHECTICARSFISQIGLQNHLWSHLPRERRFDGKPILRSQHVYSTNGVLHTNSDNNSSSNFICPICSKKISTKGNLKVHLETHRPKGKYGCDICGRIFKTQSNLFRHKEYHGGIQFPCNVCGRVYPTNSTLRAHSITHSDLRPHACPLCDKTFKRNQDLKFHINQHTGARPYQCPYCPKAFASSGNCFSHRKRMHPREVHRDRQRAADLMR, from the exons ATGAag GTATCATTGGaggataaattttcaaaaatggtCTGTTCTATATGCATTAAGAGATTGGAGGGTGTCCATCGCTTTGCAATGATGGCATACCGTACCCAAGAAAAGTTGAGATcacagttttataataatattgacaatACAAATCTCGTACAAGATGATGAGATACagaatattaaagatactGCAAAGAAGACAGAAGATCGAGGATTGTTACATTCAATATTGACAAAA GGTgtgatagaaattttaactGAAGATGAGCCACTGGAACCATCAGAATTAAATTCCCAAGAGGACAAACGTCATACTCCAAGCATGGAGGAAATGGAGGTAAAAGTGGATCCAATGCTATTTTTACAATGCGGTATGGAACAGTCTGCATCGGAAGCTTCAGATTCCTCAGACAACGAGGAAGAAATAACAGGAACATATTCACCTGAGCCACTACCTTTAACAAACaa aaatattgaagcagaagaagaagatgaagagaaaaaagacgaAAGCGAGTCTAAATTGTATGAGGACagtgaaaaaattacatctaaCACATCAACCAAACCACACGAATGTACAATATGTGCTCGATCTTTTATATCGCAAATTGGTTTGCAAAATCACTTGTGGTCACATTTACCCAGAGAAAGAAGGTTCGATGGAAAGCCTATTTTACGATCTCAACACGTTTATTCTACAAACGGTGTACTTCACACGAACAGTGATAACAATTCGTCCAGCAATTTCATCTGTCCAATctgcagtaaaaaaatttctacaaaaGGAAATTTGAAGGTGCATTTAGAGACGCACAGGCCTAAGGGAAAATATGGATGTGATATATGTGGAAGAAT TTTTAAAACGCAATCGAATTTATTCAGACACAAAGAATATCATGGCGGCATACAGTTTCCATGTAATGTATGCGGGAGAGTGTATCCGACGAATTCAACGTTACGTGCCCATAGCATAACGCATTCAGATTTAAGACCGCACGCATGCCCACTTTGTGATAAAACGTTCAAGCGAAATCAGGATCTAAAATTCCACATAAATCAGCATACGGGTGCGAGGCCTTATCAGTGTCCTTACTGTCCGAAAGCTTTCGCGAGCTCCGGCAATTGTTTTTCACATCGTAAAAGAATGCATCCTCGAGAGGTCCATCGGGATCGACAAAGAGCAGCAGATTTAATGAGATGA
- the LOC126859460 gene encoding zinc finger protein 493-like isoform X3 — protein sequence MENTSIRFHCVSLEDKFSKMVCSICIKRLEGVHRFAMMAYRTQEKLRSQFYNNIDNTNLVQDDEIQNIKDTAKKTEDRGLLHSILTKGVIEILTEDEPLEPSELNSQEDKRHTPSMEEMEVKVDPMLFLQCGMEQSASEASDSSDNEEEITGTYSPEPLPLTNKNIEAEEEDEEKKDESESKLYEDSEKITSNTSTKPHECTICARSFISQIGLQNHLWSHLPRERRFDGKPILRSQHVYSTNGVLHTNSDNNSSSNFICPICSKKISTKGNLKVHLETHRPKGKYGCDICGRIFKTQSNLFRHKEYHGGIQFPCNVCGRVYPTNSTLRAHSITHSDLRPHACPLCDKTFKRNQDLKFHINQHTGARPYQCPYCPKAFASSGNCFSHRKRMHPREVHRDRQRAADLMR from the exons atggaaaataCGTCAATCAGATTCCattgc GTATCATTGGaggataaattttcaaaaatggtCTGTTCTATATGCATTAAGAGATTGGAGGGTGTCCATCGCTTTGCAATGATGGCATACCGTACCCAAGAAAAGTTGAGATcacagttttataataatattgacaatACAAATCTCGTACAAGATGATGAGATACagaatattaaagatactGCAAAGAAGACAGAAGATCGAGGATTGTTACATTCAATATTGACAAAA GGTgtgatagaaattttaactGAAGATGAGCCACTGGAACCATCAGAATTAAATTCCCAAGAGGACAAACGTCATACTCCAAGCATGGAGGAAATGGAGGTAAAAGTGGATCCAATGCTATTTTTACAATGCGGTATGGAACAGTCTGCATCGGAAGCTTCAGATTCCTCAGACAACGAGGAAGAAATAACAGGAACATATTCACCTGAGCCACTACCTTTAACAAACaa aaatattgaagcagaagaagaagatgaagagaaaaaagacgaAAGCGAGTCTAAATTGTATGAGGACagtgaaaaaattacatctaaCACATCAACCAAACCACACGAATGTACAATATGTGCTCGATCTTTTATATCGCAAATTGGTTTGCAAAATCACTTGTGGTCACATTTACCCAGAGAAAGAAGGTTCGATGGAAAGCCTATTTTACGATCTCAACACGTTTATTCTACAAACGGTGTACTTCACACGAACAGTGATAACAATTCGTCCAGCAATTTCATCTGTCCAATctgcagtaaaaaaatttctacaaaaGGAAATTTGAAGGTGCATTTAGAGACGCACAGGCCTAAGGGAAAATATGGATGTGATATATGTGGAAGAAT TTTTAAAACGCAATCGAATTTATTCAGACACAAAGAATATCATGGCGGCATACAGTTTCCATGTAATGTATGCGGGAGAGTGTATCCGACGAATTCAACGTTACGTGCCCATAGCATAACGCATTCAGATTTAAGACCGCACGCATGCCCACTTTGTGATAAAACGTTCAAGCGAAATCAGGATCTAAAATTCCACATAAATCAGCATACGGGTGCGAGGCCTTATCAGTGTCCTTACTGTCCGAAAGCTTTCGCGAGCTCCGGCAATTGTTTTTCACATCGTAAAAGAATGCATCCTCGAGAGGTCCATCGGGATCGACAAAGAGCAGCAGATTTAATGAGATGA
- the LOC126859460 gene encoding zinc finger protein 625-like isoform X4 produces the protein MVCSICIKRLEGVHRFAMMAYRTQEKLRSQFYNNIDNTNLVQDDEIQNIKDTAKKTEDRGLLHSILTKGVIEILTEDEPLEPSELNSQEDKRHTPSMEEMEVKVDPMLFLQCGMEQSASEASDSSDNEEEITGTYSPEPLPLTNKNIEAEEEDEEKKDESESKLYEDSEKITSNTSTKPHECTICARSFISQIGLQNHLWSHLPRERRFDGKPILRSQHVYSTNGVLHTNSDNNSSSNFICPICSKKISTKGNLKVHLETHRPKGKYGCDICGRIFKTQSNLFRHKEYHGGIQFPCNVCGRVYPTNSTLRAHSITHSDLRPHACPLCDKTFKRNQDLKFHINQHTGARPYQCPYCPKAFASSGNCFSHRKRMHPREVHRDRQRAADLMR, from the exons atggtCTGTTCTATATGCATTAAGAGATTGGAGGGTGTCCATCGCTTTGCAATGATGGCATACCGTACCCAAGAAAAGTTGAGATcacagttttataataatattgacaatACAAATCTCGTACAAGATGATGAGATACagaatattaaagatactGCAAAGAAGACAGAAGATCGAGGATTGTTACATTCAATATTGACAAAA GGTgtgatagaaattttaactGAAGATGAGCCACTGGAACCATCAGAATTAAATTCCCAAGAGGACAAACGTCATACTCCAAGCATGGAGGAAATGGAGGTAAAAGTGGATCCAATGCTATTTTTACAATGCGGTATGGAACAGTCTGCATCGGAAGCTTCAGATTCCTCAGACAACGAGGAAGAAATAACAGGAACATATTCACCTGAGCCACTACCTTTAACAAACaa aaatattgaagcagaagaagaagatgaagagaaaaaagacgaAAGCGAGTCTAAATTGTATGAGGACagtgaaaaaattacatctaaCACATCAACCAAACCACACGAATGTACAATATGTGCTCGATCTTTTATATCGCAAATTGGTTTGCAAAATCACTTGTGGTCACATTTACCCAGAGAAAGAAGGTTCGATGGAAAGCCTATTTTACGATCTCAACACGTTTATTCTACAAACGGTGTACTTCACACGAACAGTGATAACAATTCGTCCAGCAATTTCATCTGTCCAATctgcagtaaaaaaatttctacaaaaGGAAATTTGAAGGTGCATTTAGAGACGCACAGGCCTAAGGGAAAATATGGATGTGATATATGTGGAAGAAT TTTTAAAACGCAATCGAATTTATTCAGACACAAAGAATATCATGGCGGCATACAGTTTCCATGTAATGTATGCGGGAGAGTGTATCCGACGAATTCAACGTTACGTGCCCATAGCATAACGCATTCAGATTTAAGACCGCACGCATGCCCACTTTGTGATAAAACGTTCAAGCGAAATCAGGATCTAAAATTCCACATAAATCAGCATACGGGTGCGAGGCCTTATCAGTGTCCTTACTGTCCGAAAGCTTTCGCGAGCTCCGGCAATTGTTTTTCACATCGTAAAAGAATGCATCCTCGAGAGGTCCATCGGGATCGACAAAGAGCAGCAGATTTAATGAGATGA